In Govania unica, the sequence GCTCGGATGACAATCTGAATGCGCGGGTTTTTGATGGCGCCCTGGCGCCGACGGACGGATTTGATGTGGGCAGCCTGACGCTGACGCTCAAACTGACCGTCGATAAATTTTCCTGCCGGCCGATCACCGGCCATGCGGTGACCATCGATGCGAAGCTCACCGGTGGCCGGTTCGAGCTTGATCGTTTCAAGGCCCAGGATCTGCTCGGGCTCGCGGTCGATGGCAAGGGCCATATCGAAACCATTGCCAATCAGCCGCGGTTTGATTTTCATATGAGCGCCGAAGGGCAGTCGCTGGCCGGGCTTGGCACGGCGTTTCCCCAATTGCTGCCGATCAAGGCCGATAAGGCCGCTGGCAAGGTGTCGCTCAAAGGCAAGGTCGAAGGCACCCTTGATGAACTTCGTCTCAGCCTGGGCGGGCAGGCCGGGGCGGCGACGGTGACGGCCAAGGCCGAGCTCGGATTCACCAAACAAAAGCATCGGGGTGGCCGTGGTCTGGTTGGCATGGCGGTTGAGGTCGCCGCCAAGGGGCCGAGCTTCGCCGCCTTCACCGATCAGTGGGATTTTGGTTTTGGCACTCCGGCGGCGGCGGATGATCATGCCTATGCGTTGACGGCGGGCTATCGCGGCACTTCGCAAAAGGCCGATGTGGATATCAAGGCGGCGCTGGCCGGGGCCACGGTCACCCTGACCGGATCAACGCGGGAGCTGCGTGATACGCGGACCTATGAATTCGCGCTTTTGGTCAAAGGCGATGACGCACGCGCCTTCGTGCGCGGGCTCGGGTTTGATTTCGCGCGGGACGCGCGGGCTTTCGGGCCGATCGAGATGGCCGGGACCATTGTGAGCGATCCGCATACGATCGCGGTGCAAGCGCTGACCGGCGATTTTGGCCCCTTGCAACTGACCGGCGGACTGGTGATCGGGCGCGGCGGGCCGCGCCCCCGCATCACTGGTGATCTCAAGGCCGGGGCGGTCGATCTTGATCAACTGCTCGGCAGCGCGCCCAAACTTCCGGGAGAGCTCTGGTCGCGGGAGCCCTATCACCTCGATCTGTTCAAAAGCTTTGACGGCGATCTGCGCATCAGTGCCGAAAGCCTTGCGACCCAGGGCTTTCTGTTCGATCAGCCGCGCCTGACGCTGATGGTCGACAAGGGACGGATGGAAATTCGCCAACTGACCGGCGGCCTGTTCGGCGGCACGGTTGCGCTCAATTACCTGATCGCGCCGCAGGGGGGCAGCACTCTGCCCGGCATCGGGCTTGGCTTCGCGCTCAAGAATGCGTCTTTGCAGCAGCTGCTGGAGGCGACGTCGAATGTGAGCGGGCTGAGTGGCACCGTCACCCTGCAAGGCACGCTCGCCGGGCTTGGGGCCAATCCTTATGACCTTATGCGCGGGCTGCATGGGCAGATGAATTTTGCCATCGGTCCGGGCATCGTCTCCGGCCTTGATCTGCCGGGTCTCAACAGCAAACTCACGACATTGCGGGAGAGCGCCGGTTATGGCGACCTGTTCGCCACAGCGCTGTCGAGCGGGGAGACCGAGCATCGTGGCATGACCGGCCAATTGGTGATGCGCAAGGGCGTTATCGGGCTCACTGAGACCACCATCCCGCTTGACGGCGGGCAGGCTGTGCTTGCTCTCAATGTGGATCTTCCGGCAAAGACTGTGTGGTCAAGCGGCCGTCTGCAACTGACCGACCATATGCCGCTTACGCCCATCGGCATGATTATTTCCGGGCCGCTCAGCAATCCGCAGATCCGCTATCTGAGCCGCGACATGCAGGCGCAGCGGGCCCGCCAGATCGGCCGCCCGCTCAATCCGGTCAAGCCGGTCGTGCCGCCGCCGGGCGGCTGAGATTTAAAATTGTACCGGGCCGAGCAGCGCGCGCTGTTCAAGCACAAAGACGCGGATGGCGCTTGAAAGATTGGAGCTGCGGGCTTCGTCGATATCGGCGATCAGCCGGTTGATCGACACGCCGCGGGTGCGGGCGATGGTCTGAAGCGCGTCCCAGAAGGCGGCCTCAAGGGAAATAGAGGTGCGATGCCCGGCCACGGTCACCGAATGTTTTTTCATGTCGGTTGGACGTATGGCCGGGCGCTCGCTCATAGCATTATGCCTTGGTCGGGGCTTTGTCCGGGCCCAACATGGTTTCGGGGCGGACCACGGCGTGGAAGCGTTCTTCGCTCACAAGCCCGAGATCCAGCGCCGATTCAAGCAGCGTCAGGCCCTTTTTATGGGCATGTTTGGCCACCTTGGCGGCATTGTCATAGCCGATTTCCGGGGCCAGCGCCGTCACCAGCATCAGCGAGCGGTTCATCAGATCGGCAATGCGCTGTTCGTCCGGGGTCGTGCCGGCAAGGCAGCGGTCGGTGAAGCTTTTCGCCCCGTCCGCCAGCAGTTTCAGCGACTGCAGCACGTTATAGACGATGACCGGCTTATAGACATTGAGCTCAAGATGCCCCTGGCTTCCGGCAAAGGTGACCGTGGTGTTGTTGCCCATGACCTGCGCCGCAAGCATGGTTAGCGCTTCCGCCTGGGTCGGGTTGACCTTGCCCGGCATGATCGACGAGCCGGGTTCGTTTTCCGGCAGCACCAGTTCGCCGATGCCGCAGCGTGGGCCCGAACCCATGAGACGGATGTCATTGGCGATCTTGGTGAAGGCGACGGCGATCACATTCAACACGCCCGAGACTTCAACCATGGTGTCATGGGCGGCCAGCGCTTCGAACTTGTTGCGGGCGGTGACGAAGGGCAGTCCGGTGATCTTGGCGATTTCCTCGGCCACGGTGGTGTCGAAATGCTCAAGCGTGTTGAGCCCGGTGCCGACAGCCGTGCCGCCCTGCGCCAGTTCGTAAAGACGCGGCAGCGTGGCTTTCACGCGCTCGATGGAGGCCGCGATCTGATGGGCGTAGCCAGAGAATTCCTGCCCGAGTGTCAAGGGCGTCGCATCCTGCATATGGGTGCGGCCGATCTTGATGATATGGTTCCATTCCGTGGATTTCCGCAGCAGCGCAGCATGGAAATATTCAAGCGCGGGCAACAGCGTCCGGTTCACTTCGACGCCGACGGCCACATGCATGGCGGTGGGGAAGGTATCGTTTGAGGACTGCGAGCGGTTCACGTCGTCGTTCGGATGCACCGGCTTTTTCGTGCCCATGACGCCGCCCATCATTTCAATGGCGCGGTTCGAGATGACTTCGTTAGCGTTCATGTTCGACTGGGTGCCCGAACCGGTCTGCCAGACCACCAGCGGGAAATTGTCGTCGAACTTGCCGTCGATCACTTCCTGAGCGGCAGCGGCCACGACGTCGCAGATGTCTTTATCAAGATTGCCAAGACGGTGGTTGGCAAGTGCCGCCGCCTTTTTGATGACGCCCAAAGCGCGCACGACCGGAATCGGCATAGTTTCGCCGCCGATCGGAAAGTTTTCGATCGACCGCTGGGTCTGAGCACCCCAGTAACGGTTGGCGGGAACGTCGATGGGGCCGAAGGTGTCGGTTTCGACACGGATGCCGGTATTGCC encodes:
- a CDS encoding AsmA family protein, whose protein sequence is MTGKPSERRKFWIAAAGGLGTLVLLALVVPRLIDWNSYKPEIETLASKVTDRSVHVDGPVEVELLPLPVVILNKLRMGNLPGGTAEEMASVERVDVRIAILPLFFGELFVSKVIFDKPVLQLEVLPNGEENWRLGKKKQYLQKVSERTPDLKLDRFAVRDGIVSYRDSVRHWQENVSGVTFELEAKSFDGPFKAGGSLLYRAVPIHFDFTMSRKGVGGKTPFKGTLGFARATLDTSGIVTLGEDLAYTGNASIKSSNVGETMTALQMLAGATDVSGLSLSEPMTAEFRLTASATRIETRGLTLTLGESKGSGQLLFDLGEQPRADIALNFSTIASDVFLQAMPPRDAKSPPITLADIFDALDPGSIVGEVTLSADEIRQGKQVIRQAEVKVSAAEGKVIVKKFHALLPGGSDVDVAGILTTGEAPRFDGRIVTASNNLRVLLDWMDVEIKGVPPGRLTGFAIASTLAVDRSGYRFSDAVFRLDDMMARGEVVYEPGDAPVIGVTAHADRLSLGNYLAPGSDCVGGGSDDNLNARVFDGALAPTDGFDVGSLTLTLKLTVDKFSCRPITGHAVTIDAKLTGGRFELDRFKAQDLLGLAVDGKGHIETIANQPRFDFHMSAEGQSLAGLGTAFPQLLPIKADKAAGKVSLKGKVEGTLDELRLSLGGQAGAATVTAKAELGFTKQKHRGGRGLVGMAVEVAAKGPSFAAFTDQWDFGFGTPAAADDHAYALTAGYRGTSQKADVDIKAALAGATVTLTGSTRELRDTRTYEFALLVKGDDARAFVRGLGFDFARDARAFGPIEMAGTIVSDPHTIAVQALTGDFGPLQLTGGLVIGRGGPRPRITGDLKAGAVDLDQLLGSAPKLPGELWSREPYHLDLFKSFDGDLRISAESLATQGFLFDQPRLTLMVDKGRMEIRQLTGGLFGGTVALNYLIAPQGGSTLPGIGLGFALKNASLQQLLEATSNVSGLSGTVTLQGTLAGLGANPYDLMRGLHGQMNFAIGPGIVSGLDLPGLNSKLTTLRESAGYGDLFATALSSGETEHRGMTGQLVMRKGVIGLTETTIPLDGGQAVLALNVDLPAKTVWSSGRLQLTDHMPLTPIGMIISGPLSNPQIRYLSRDMQAQRARQIGRPLNPVKPVVPPPGG
- the fumC gene encoding class II fumarate hydratase: MTTTGNTGIRVETDTFGPIDVPANRYWGAQTQRSIENFPIGGETMPIPVVRALGVIKKAAALANHRLGNLDKDICDVVAAAAQEVIDGKFDDNFPLVVWQTGSGTQSNMNANEVISNRAIEMMGGVMGTKKPVHPNDDVNRSQSSNDTFPTAMHVAVGVEVNRTLLPALEYFHAALLRKSTEWNHIIKIGRTHMQDATPLTLGQEFSGYAHQIAASIERVKATLPRLYELAQGGTAVGTGLNTLEHFDTTVAEEIAKITGLPFVTARNKFEALAAHDTMVEVSGVLNVIAVAFTKIANDIRLMGSGPRCGIGELVLPENEPGSSIMPGKVNPTQAEALTMLAAQVMGNNTTVTFAGSQGHLELNVYKPVIVYNVLQSLKLLADGAKSFTDRCLAGTTPDEQRIADLMNRSLMLVTALAPEIGYDNAAKVAKHAHKKGLTLLESALDLGLVSEERFHAVVRPETMLGPDKAPTKA
- a CDS encoding ribbon-helix-helix domain-containing protein, whose protein sequence is MSERPAIRPTDMKKHSVTVAGHRTSISLEAAFWDALQTIARTRGVSINRLIADIDEARSSNLSSAIRVFVLEQRALLGPVQF